One window from the genome of Grus americana isolate bGruAme1 chromosome 2, bGruAme1.mat, whole genome shotgun sequence encodes:
- the RIPK2 gene encoding receptor-interacting serine/threonine-protein kinase 2 isoform X2 encodes MPAGAAARQKDVYPDISWCLRFRILYEIALGVNYLHNMNPPLLHHDLKTQNILLDDEFHVKIADFGMSKWRVISMSQSRSETSLPEGGTIIYMPPEDYNPSQKTRASVKHDIYSYAIIMWEVMSRKQPFEEVINPLQIMYSVSQGQRLDLSEESLSMDIPHRVLIIRLIGSGWAQNPDERPSFLKCLIDLEPVLRTFDEIAMLEAVILLKRSKSLYESRCIYKSGKKAGVEQISLNIPLNPQEEAYSGSIQCDALPLRSISPDTSRLKSVPKCNILSSDGNSGGLHSLSTQSTDENISVTQSAKLLVHPYSYFPSSDKSISDASNSASCMLRSSPVPSDFVLETIQQNVAHQWIQSKREEIIDQMTEACLNQSLDALLSRFLLMKEDYELISTKPTRTSKVRQLLDTSDSQGEEFARIIIQKLKDNKQLGLQPYPDIVSNSLRLHL; translated from the exons ATGCCTGCAGGGGCCGCTGCTAGACAG AAAGATGTATATCCTGACATTTCCTGGTGCCTGAGATTCCGTATTCTGTATGAAATTGCTTTGGGAGTAAACTATTTGCATAACATGAATCCTCCGTTGCTGCACCATGACTTGAAAACCCAGAATATTTTGCTGGATGATGAGTTTCATGTCAAG ATTGCAGATTTTGGCATGTCAAAATGGCGTGTTATATCCATGTCGCAATCACGAAGTGAAACCTCTTTGCCAGAAGGAGGGACGATTATCTACATGCCACCTGAAGATTACAATCCCAGTCAGAAAACCCGTGCGAGTGTAAAACACGATATCTACAG TTATGCAATTATTATGTGGGAAGTGATGTCAAGGAAGCAGCCATTTGAAG AAGTTATAAACCCCTTGCAGATAATGTATAGTGTGTCACAAGGACAGCGGCTAGACTTAAGTGAAGAAAGTTTATCAATGGACATTCCTCACCGAGTGCTCATCATAAGATTGATAGGAAGTGGATGGGCACAAAACCCAGATGAAAGACCATCGTTCTTAA aatgCTTAATAGACCTTGAGCCAGTCCTGCGAACGTTTGATGAAATAGCTATGCTGGAAGCAGTAATTCTGTTAAAGAGATCAAAG TCACTATATGAATCACGATGTATTTACAAGAGTGGAAAGAAAGCAGGTGTGGAGCAGATATCTCTAAATATACCTCTGAATCCCCAAGag GAAGCATATTCTGGCTCCATACAATGCGATGCACTTCCCCTTCGGAGCATCTCTCCAGATACATCAAGACTCAAGTCTGTTCCCAAGTGTAATATCCTTTCATCAG atggaaaTTCTGGAGGTCTACACTCTCTCAGCACTCAGAGCACGGATGAAAATATCTCTGTAACTCAGAGTGCCAAACTTCTTGTGCATCCATACAGTTATTTCCCCTCATCTGACAAGAGTATTTCAGATGCCTCAAATTCTGCATCATGTATGCTGCGGTCATCACCAGTTCCTTCAG attttgttttggaaaccaTACAACAGAATGTAGCTCATCAATGGATCCaaagtaaaagagaagaaattattgaTCAGATGACTGAAGCATGTTTGAATCAGTCACTGGATGCTCTTCTATCAAGATTTTTACTCATGAAAGAAGACTATGAACTTATAAGCACCAAACCTACAAGGACATCAAAAGTCCGACAACTGCTTGATACCTCAGATAGCCAAGGAGAGGAATTTGCCAGAATTATAATACAAAAGTTGAAAGATAACAAACAGCTAGGACTTCAACCTTATCCAGACATTGTATCTAATTCTCTAAGACTGCATCTTTAA
- the RIPK2 gene encoding receptor-interacting serine/threonine-protein kinase 2 isoform X1, translating into MSGGEGGGRAGAISYALPSIPSNKLPDLRFISRGAYGTVSAARHADWRVPVALKCLQGPLLDSDRNHLLKEAEILHKARFSYILPILGICNEPEFLGIVTEYMTNGSLNQLLHGKDVYPDISWCLRFRILYEIALGVNYLHNMNPPLLHHDLKTQNILLDDEFHVKIADFGMSKWRVISMSQSRSETSLPEGGTIIYMPPEDYNPSQKTRASVKHDIYSYAIIMWEVMSRKQPFEEVINPLQIMYSVSQGQRLDLSEESLSMDIPHRVLIIRLIGSGWAQNPDERPSFLKCLIDLEPVLRTFDEIAMLEAVILLKRSKSLYESRCIYKSGKKAGVEQISLNIPLNPQEEAYSGSIQCDALPLRSISPDTSRLKSVPKCNILSSDGNSGGLHSLSTQSTDENISVTQSAKLLVHPYSYFPSSDKSISDASNSASCMLRSSPVPSDFVLETIQQNVAHQWIQSKREEIIDQMTEACLNQSLDALLSRFLLMKEDYELISTKPTRTSKVRQLLDTSDSQGEEFARIIIQKLKDNKQLGLQPYPDIVSNSLRLHL; encoded by the exons ATGAGCGGCGGGGAAGGCGGAGGCCGGGCAGGCGCCATCAGCTACgcccttccctccatcccttccaACAAACTCCCGGACTTGCGTTTTATCAGCCGTGGCGCTTACGGTACCGTGTCCGCCGCCCGTCACGCTGACTGGAGGGTCCCTGTGGCCCTCAAATGCCTGCAGGGGCCGCTGCTAGACAG tgaTAGAAACCACCTTCTAAAAGAAGCAGAGATATTACACAAAGCCAGGTTCAGTTACATTCTGCCAATTTTGGGAATTTGCAATGAGCCTGAATTTCTGGGGATAGTAACAGAATACATGACAAATGGGTCATTAAACCAGCTTTTACATGGG AAAGATGTATATCCTGACATTTCCTGGTGCCTGAGATTCCGTATTCTGTATGAAATTGCTTTGGGAGTAAACTATTTGCATAACATGAATCCTCCGTTGCTGCACCATGACTTGAAAACCCAGAATATTTTGCTGGATGATGAGTTTCATGTCAAG ATTGCAGATTTTGGCATGTCAAAATGGCGTGTTATATCCATGTCGCAATCACGAAGTGAAACCTCTTTGCCAGAAGGAGGGACGATTATCTACATGCCACCTGAAGATTACAATCCCAGTCAGAAAACCCGTGCGAGTGTAAAACACGATATCTACAG TTATGCAATTATTATGTGGGAAGTGATGTCAAGGAAGCAGCCATTTGAAG AAGTTATAAACCCCTTGCAGATAATGTATAGTGTGTCACAAGGACAGCGGCTAGACTTAAGTGAAGAAAGTTTATCAATGGACATTCCTCACCGAGTGCTCATCATAAGATTGATAGGAAGTGGATGGGCACAAAACCCAGATGAAAGACCATCGTTCTTAA aatgCTTAATAGACCTTGAGCCAGTCCTGCGAACGTTTGATGAAATAGCTATGCTGGAAGCAGTAATTCTGTTAAAGAGATCAAAG TCACTATATGAATCACGATGTATTTACAAGAGTGGAAAGAAAGCAGGTGTGGAGCAGATATCTCTAAATATACCTCTGAATCCCCAAGag GAAGCATATTCTGGCTCCATACAATGCGATGCACTTCCCCTTCGGAGCATCTCTCCAGATACATCAAGACTCAAGTCTGTTCCCAAGTGTAATATCCTTTCATCAG atggaaaTTCTGGAGGTCTACACTCTCTCAGCACTCAGAGCACGGATGAAAATATCTCTGTAACTCAGAGTGCCAAACTTCTTGTGCATCCATACAGTTATTTCCCCTCATCTGACAAGAGTATTTCAGATGCCTCAAATTCTGCATCATGTATGCTGCGGTCATCACCAGTTCCTTCAG attttgttttggaaaccaTACAACAGAATGTAGCTCATCAATGGATCCaaagtaaaagagaagaaattattgaTCAGATGACTGAAGCATGTTTGAATCAGTCACTGGATGCTCTTCTATCAAGATTTTTACTCATGAAAGAAGACTATGAACTTATAAGCACCAAACCTACAAGGACATCAAAAGTCCGACAACTGCTTGATACCTCAGATAGCCAAGGAGAGGAATTTGCCAGAATTATAATACAAAAGTTGAAAGATAACAAACAGCTAGGACTTCAACCTTATCCAGACATTGTATCTAATTCTCTAAGACTGCATCTTTAA